A window of the Bombus huntii isolate Logan2020A chromosome 8, iyBomHunt1.1, whole genome shotgun sequence genome harbors these coding sequences:
- the LOC126868440 gene encoding glucose-6-phosphate 1-dehydrogenase isoform X3 — protein MMKMSTEESLRFIRQSLKSDEMDHLEGIHFDRLYPHVFVTLGASGDLARKKIYPTLWWLFRDNLLPKPTTFVGYARTNLTVDQLREKCHPYMKVKPDEQEKYEEFWKLNHYVAGTYDSQKGFEALNNELMKYEQNYQITHRLFYLALPPSVFESVTIHIRNVCMSNKGWTRVIIEKPFGRDTVTSQYLSDHLASLFKEDQIYRIDHYLGKEMVQNLMTLRFGNRVFGPTWNRDNIASVQITFKEPFGTQGRGGYFDEFGIIRDVMQNHLLQILSLVAMEKPVSCHPDDIRDEKVKVLKCIKSLELENVVLGQYVGNPESTDPDARLGYLDDSTVPAGSNTPTFALAVLRINNERWDGVPFILKCGKALNERKAEVRIQYQDVSGDIFDGKAKRNELVIRVQPGEALYIKMMTKSPGIAFDMEETELDLTYGYRYKGLKLPDAYERLILDVFCGSQMHFVRNDELSEAWRIFTPLLHRIENEKIKPVPYSYGSRGPKEADEMAKTNNFNYYGSYKWARH, from the exons atgaTGA AAATGTCCACAGAGGAAAGCCTGCGCTTCATCAGGCAATCATTGAAATCGGATGAAATGGATCATCTTGAGGGTATCCATTTCGATAGATTGTACCCTCACGTGTTTGTTACCCTCGGAGCTTCT GGCGATTTAGCGAGGAAGAAGATCTATCCAACGCTATGGTGGCTGTTCAGAGACAATCTTTTACCAAAACCCACCACATTCGTCGGTTACGCGCGCACAAACCTGACTGTGGATCAATTAAGAGAAAAGTGTCATCCATACATGAAAGTGAAACCAGATGAGCAGGAGAAATACGAGGAGTTTTGGAAACTGAATCACTATGTCGCTGGTACGTACGATTCACAGAAAGGATTTGAAGCGCTGAACAATGAACTGATGAAATACGAACAAAACTATCAAATCACTCACAGACTGTTCTACCTGGCCTTGCCTCCGAGCGTTTTTGAAAGCGTAACTATACATATTAGGAACGTTTGTATGAGTAACAA aGGCTGGACCAGAGTGATTATAGAGAAACCATTTGGTCGTGACACAGTTACGTCACAGTATCTATCCGATCACCTAGCGTCGTTATTTAAAGAAGATCAGATTTACCGTATCGACCATTATCTAGGCAAAGAAATGGTTCAAAATCTGATGACTCTGAGATTTGGTAATCGAGTATTTGGTCCAACCTGGAACAGGGATAACATTGCTTCTGTACAAATTACATTTAAAGAACCGTTTGGTACGCAAGGAAGAGGCGGCTACTTCGATGAATTCGGTATCATTAGGGATGTCATGCAGAATCATTTGTTGCAAATCCTATCGTTGGTTGCGATGGAGAAGCCGGTGTCTTGTCATCCAGATGACATCCGAGATGAGAAGGTAAAAGTGCTGAAGTGCATAAAGTCTTTGGAATTGGAGAATGTTGTGTTAGGTCAATACGTTGGTAATCCTGAATCGACTGATCCTGATGCTCGACTTGGTTATTTGGATGATTCAACTGTACCGGCTGGTTCTAACACTCCCACATTCGCTCTCGCCGTGTTAAGAATTAATAACGAGCGATGGGACGGTGTTCCGTTTATCCTCAAGTGTGGGAAAG CGTTAAATGAACGAAAAGCAGAAGTTAGAATACAATATCAGGATGTATCTGGTGATATATTCGATGGAAAAGCGAAGAGGAATGAATTGGTAATTAGAGTACAACCAGGTGAAGCGTTGTATATTAAAATGATGACAAAGTCGCCTGGTATCGCGTTCGACATGGAGGAAACGGAGTTAGACCTTACGTATGGTTACAGGTACAAG GGCCTGAAACTCCCGGACGCGTATGAACGATTAATTTTGGACGTATTTTGCGGCTCGCAAATGCATTTTGTACGTAACGATGAACTTTCGGAAGCGTGGAGAATTTTCACGCCTCTGCTTCATCgaatagaaaatgaaaagatcAAACCTGTTCCATATAG TTATGGTTCACGAGGACCTAAAGAAGCCGATGAAATGGCAAAGACAAATAACTTCAACTATTACGGTTCTTACAAATGGGCGAGACACTAA
- the LOC126868440 gene encoding glucose-6-phosphate 1-dehydrogenase isoform X2: MIIKKEMSTEESLRFIRQSLKSDEMDHLEGIHFDRLYPHVFVTLGASGDLARKKIYPTLWWLFRDNLLPKPTTFVGYARTNLTVDQLREKCHPYMKVKPDEQEKYEEFWKLNHYVAGTYDSQKGFEALNNELMKYEQNYQITHRLFYLALPPSVFESVTIHIRNVCMSNKGWTRVIIEKPFGRDTVTSQYLSDHLASLFKEDQIYRIDHYLGKEMVQNLMTLRFGNRVFGPTWNRDNIASVQITFKEPFGTQGRGGYFDEFGIIRDVMQNHLLQILSLVAMEKPVSCHPDDIRDEKVKVLKCIKSLELENVVLGQYVGNPESTDPDARLGYLDDSTVPAGSNTPTFALAVLRINNERWDGVPFILKCGKALNERKAEVRIQYQDVSGDIFDGKAKRNELVIRVQPGEALYIKMMTKSPGIAFDMEETELDLTYGYRYKGLKLPDAYERLILDVFCGSQMHFVRNDELSEAWRIFTPLLHRIENEKIKPVPYSYGSRGPKEADEMAKTNNFNYYGSYKWARH, encoded by the exons atgataataaaaaaag AAATGTCCACAGAGGAAAGCCTGCGCTTCATCAGGCAATCATTGAAATCGGATGAAATGGATCATCTTGAGGGTATCCATTTCGATAGATTGTACCCTCACGTGTTTGTTACCCTCGGAGCTTCT GGCGATTTAGCGAGGAAGAAGATCTATCCAACGCTATGGTGGCTGTTCAGAGACAATCTTTTACCAAAACCCACCACATTCGTCGGTTACGCGCGCACAAACCTGACTGTGGATCAATTAAGAGAAAAGTGTCATCCATACATGAAAGTGAAACCAGATGAGCAGGAGAAATACGAGGAGTTTTGGAAACTGAATCACTATGTCGCTGGTACGTACGATTCACAGAAAGGATTTGAAGCGCTGAACAATGAACTGATGAAATACGAACAAAACTATCAAATCACTCACAGACTGTTCTACCTGGCCTTGCCTCCGAGCGTTTTTGAAAGCGTAACTATACATATTAGGAACGTTTGTATGAGTAACAA aGGCTGGACCAGAGTGATTATAGAGAAACCATTTGGTCGTGACACAGTTACGTCACAGTATCTATCCGATCACCTAGCGTCGTTATTTAAAGAAGATCAGATTTACCGTATCGACCATTATCTAGGCAAAGAAATGGTTCAAAATCTGATGACTCTGAGATTTGGTAATCGAGTATTTGGTCCAACCTGGAACAGGGATAACATTGCTTCTGTACAAATTACATTTAAAGAACCGTTTGGTACGCAAGGAAGAGGCGGCTACTTCGATGAATTCGGTATCATTAGGGATGTCATGCAGAATCATTTGTTGCAAATCCTATCGTTGGTTGCGATGGAGAAGCCGGTGTCTTGTCATCCAGATGACATCCGAGATGAGAAGGTAAAAGTGCTGAAGTGCATAAAGTCTTTGGAATTGGAGAATGTTGTGTTAGGTCAATACGTTGGTAATCCTGAATCGACTGATCCTGATGCTCGACTTGGTTATTTGGATGATTCAACTGTACCGGCTGGTTCTAACACTCCCACATTCGCTCTCGCCGTGTTAAGAATTAATAACGAGCGATGGGACGGTGTTCCGTTTATCCTCAAGTGTGGGAAAG CGTTAAATGAACGAAAAGCAGAAGTTAGAATACAATATCAGGATGTATCTGGTGATATATTCGATGGAAAAGCGAAGAGGAATGAATTGGTAATTAGAGTACAACCAGGTGAAGCGTTGTATATTAAAATGATGACAAAGTCGCCTGGTATCGCGTTCGACATGGAGGAAACGGAGTTAGACCTTACGTATGGTTACAGGTACAAG GGCCTGAAACTCCCGGACGCGTATGAACGATTAATTTTGGACGTATTTTGCGGCTCGCAAATGCATTTTGTACGTAACGATGAACTTTCGGAAGCGTGGAGAATTTTCACGCCTCTGCTTCATCgaatagaaaatgaaaagatcAAACCTGTTCCATATAG TTATGGTTCACGAGGACCTAAAGAAGCCGATGAAATGGCAAAGACAAATAACTTCAACTATTACGGTTCTTACAAATGGGCGAGACACTAA
- the LOC126868440 gene encoding glucose-6-phosphate 1-dehydrogenase isoform X1, translating into MEKVRKMSTEESLRFIRQSLKSDEMDHLEGIHFDRLYPHVFVTLGASGDLARKKIYPTLWWLFRDNLLPKPTTFVGYARTNLTVDQLREKCHPYMKVKPDEQEKYEEFWKLNHYVAGTYDSQKGFEALNNELMKYEQNYQITHRLFYLALPPSVFESVTIHIRNVCMSNKGWTRVIIEKPFGRDTVTSQYLSDHLASLFKEDQIYRIDHYLGKEMVQNLMTLRFGNRVFGPTWNRDNIASVQITFKEPFGTQGRGGYFDEFGIIRDVMQNHLLQILSLVAMEKPVSCHPDDIRDEKVKVLKCIKSLELENVVLGQYVGNPESTDPDARLGYLDDSTVPAGSNTPTFALAVLRINNERWDGVPFILKCGKALNERKAEVRIQYQDVSGDIFDGKAKRNELVIRVQPGEALYIKMMTKSPGIAFDMEETELDLTYGYRYKGLKLPDAYERLILDVFCGSQMHFVRNDELSEAWRIFTPLLHRIENEKIKPVPYSYGSRGPKEADEMAKTNNFNYYGSYKWARH; encoded by the exons ATGGAAAAAGTAAGAA AAATGTCCACAGAGGAAAGCCTGCGCTTCATCAGGCAATCATTGAAATCGGATGAAATGGATCATCTTGAGGGTATCCATTTCGATAGATTGTACCCTCACGTGTTTGTTACCCTCGGAGCTTCT GGCGATTTAGCGAGGAAGAAGATCTATCCAACGCTATGGTGGCTGTTCAGAGACAATCTTTTACCAAAACCCACCACATTCGTCGGTTACGCGCGCACAAACCTGACTGTGGATCAATTAAGAGAAAAGTGTCATCCATACATGAAAGTGAAACCAGATGAGCAGGAGAAATACGAGGAGTTTTGGAAACTGAATCACTATGTCGCTGGTACGTACGATTCACAGAAAGGATTTGAAGCGCTGAACAATGAACTGATGAAATACGAACAAAACTATCAAATCACTCACAGACTGTTCTACCTGGCCTTGCCTCCGAGCGTTTTTGAAAGCGTAACTATACATATTAGGAACGTTTGTATGAGTAACAA aGGCTGGACCAGAGTGATTATAGAGAAACCATTTGGTCGTGACACAGTTACGTCACAGTATCTATCCGATCACCTAGCGTCGTTATTTAAAGAAGATCAGATTTACCGTATCGACCATTATCTAGGCAAAGAAATGGTTCAAAATCTGATGACTCTGAGATTTGGTAATCGAGTATTTGGTCCAACCTGGAACAGGGATAACATTGCTTCTGTACAAATTACATTTAAAGAACCGTTTGGTACGCAAGGAAGAGGCGGCTACTTCGATGAATTCGGTATCATTAGGGATGTCATGCAGAATCATTTGTTGCAAATCCTATCGTTGGTTGCGATGGAGAAGCCGGTGTCTTGTCATCCAGATGACATCCGAGATGAGAAGGTAAAAGTGCTGAAGTGCATAAAGTCTTTGGAATTGGAGAATGTTGTGTTAGGTCAATACGTTGGTAATCCTGAATCGACTGATCCTGATGCTCGACTTGGTTATTTGGATGATTCAACTGTACCGGCTGGTTCTAACACTCCCACATTCGCTCTCGCCGTGTTAAGAATTAATAACGAGCGATGGGACGGTGTTCCGTTTATCCTCAAGTGTGGGAAAG CGTTAAATGAACGAAAAGCAGAAGTTAGAATACAATATCAGGATGTATCTGGTGATATATTCGATGGAAAAGCGAAGAGGAATGAATTGGTAATTAGAGTACAACCAGGTGAAGCGTTGTATATTAAAATGATGACAAAGTCGCCTGGTATCGCGTTCGACATGGAGGAAACGGAGTTAGACCTTACGTATGGTTACAGGTACAAG GGCCTGAAACTCCCGGACGCGTATGAACGATTAATTTTGGACGTATTTTGCGGCTCGCAAATGCATTTTGTACGTAACGATGAACTTTCGGAAGCGTGGAGAATTTTCACGCCTCTGCTTCATCgaatagaaaatgaaaagatcAAACCTGTTCCATATAG TTATGGTTCACGAGGACCTAAAGAAGCCGATGAAATGGCAAAGACAAATAACTTCAACTATTACGGTTCTTACAAATGGGCGAGACACTAA
- the LOC126868445 gene encoding uncharacterized protein LOC126868445, translating into MLKILKEYKVTFFLFLPISFLFAIDGSAILKELGEKQYQMIKAKSSLSQHGICWQTVINAIKVSCDKLNDQEHALIALKLTNCFLDDSGHKTYDCHLIDAENQRRKCINNMSDRAFSVYNEFYVHTTHMCFYLNYEAWRAETDNTIKQLYQVSTRMREQLLEASEIQGNMLESQKQSLQMQNKLLSHGKELGSVLKSSSESVNNLVRDFKESAKDQRELLFQIFSYVRTFQNWIVGEVSWFQSIIYYTISCVLSAAFSSSKRTADARITLFTILSLNVIVERMLVQYYDNVYHSIDNKDSLVSTTWMYRKIALTLCAITLICTYYYYRDEQVENYKALKRIEHQLSTIQETTSISTKHPVRYCTRLSVKRLQAQANRQTSTEALL; encoded by the exons atgttaaaaatattaaaggaaTATAAAGTGACTTTTTTTCTGTTCCTTcctatttctttcttatttgcAATTGATGGAAGTGCAATATTGAAAGAATTAGGAGAAAAACAGTACCAAATGATTAAag CAAAATCTTCCTTATCGCAACATGGGATTTGCTGGCAGACTGTTATCAATGCAATAAAAGTTAGTTGTGATAAATTAAACGATCAAGAGCATGCTCTTATTGCTTTAAAATTGACAAATTGTTTTTTAGACGACTCTGGACATAAAACTTATGATTGTCATCTTATTGATGCAGAAAATCAACGCcg TAAGTGCATTAATAATATGTCAGATAGGGCATTTAGTGtgtataatgaattttatgtGCACACTACACACAtgtgtttttatttaaattatgaaGCTTGGCGAGCTGAAACTGACAATACCATTAAACA atTATACCAAGTTTCCACTCGGATGAGGGAACAATTGTTAGAAGCTTCGGAAATACAAGGAAACATGCTTGAAAGTCAAAAGCAGAGTCTACAAATGCAAAACAAGCTTTTATCTCATGGAAAAGAACTTGGTTCTGTATTAAAGTCTTCTTCTGAAAGTGTTAACAACCTGGTTAGAGATTTTAA AGAATCAGCAAAAGATCAAAGAGAATTATTGTTCCAAATCTTTTCATATGTTCGCACATTTCAAAATTGGATTGTTGGAGAAGTCTCTTGGTTTCAGTCCATTATATATTACACAATCAGTTGTGTTTTGTCTGCAGCGTTTAGTTCTTCTAAGAGAACTGCGGATGCTAGAATCACTCTCTTCACAATCCTAAGTTTAAACGTTATTGTAGAACGAATGTTAGTTCAATATTATGATAATGTGTATCATTCCATTGACAATAAG gACAGCTTAGTGAGTACAACATGGATGTATAGAAAAATAGCTCTCACTCTTTGTGCTATTACATTAATttgtacatattattattatagagATGAAcaagtagaaaattataaagcGTTAAAACGCATTGAACATCAGTTAAGTACCATACAAGAAACTACATCTATTTCTACAAAACATCCAGTCC GTTATTGTACACGATTAAGTGTCAAACGTTTGCAAGCACAGGCAAATAGACAGACTAGTACAGAAGCTCTTTTGTAG
- the LOC126868437 gene encoding striatin-interacting protein 1: MRDVAMDANGNGKRDLPRIVLQQRIMSTEETSKSTDLDFVYDDADKHANEIAELYSYSEQTELHVNLTAFEEQMELYKLRPWWQNLSEAQQKSVIYKLLDQLEVSNKQLRMKAARCILYLAQGCWAEVQSDEEQREWTRTNVMLLYEAGIFPAFVELLNIEITNSRRTASAMRKISVSLDDSTDLRVILSVLYIITEVMREEMKNLEHSIYKNNVESFKEDLINPYGEELLIVKLLGMVTYFCSGAAPHFPMKKVLLLLWKLILVSLGGIDTLRELKKQYREEVGLDTQQEDTLEVAKTMRPSSPPVSAADLIETQNQKKNHRSYRRFLMKQSSLDEPGLGMEYEGAEVGNNTTNNEGEGEANVFMNQTVLTQLRTYCQNENNQPPIRPDTPQLTKGKSLPWTPKVRQKDVDTFLEASRLKFVGYNLEGDRQSLAGLPQPILEGVNTLKRHMYTSLAEIQIQKEEQMLRNPISTPRFPIRQTPTEIVYHAILPFVPQYMIALLKILLAAAPTSKAKTDSTNIMADVLPGQMPMTVFQSMKLGIDVSRHKEIIVKAVSAILLLLLKHFKLNHIYQFEFMSQHLVFANCIPLVLKFLNQNILAYIEAKNVIPILDFPMCVIGEQPDVSLDNLETGDNLPYSWRNVFSCINLLRILNKLTKWKHSRIMMLVVFKSAPILKRTLKVRHAMMQLYVLKLLKMQTRYLGRQWRKTNMKTISAIYAKVRHRLNDDWAYGNDLEARPWDFQVDECVLRSCVDRFNNLRYTNIPKDKDMEPVDNSVTSVLGVNMELSDEFKQHYELWLQQEVFQRSINWDELLDPEGPGSNFDVFINYILL; this comes from the exons ATGCGTGACGTAGCGATGGATGCGAATGGAAATGGGAAGCGTGATCTTCCCCGAATAGTTCTACAGCAACGAATTATGAGTACCGAA GAAACATCTAAATCTACGGATTTGGACTTTGTTTATGACGATGCGGATAAGCATGCCAATGAAATTGCTGAATTGTACAGCTATTCAGAACAGACTGAATTACATGTTAACCTCACA GCATTTGAAGAGCAAAtggaattatataaattaaggCCATGGTGGCAAAATTTATCAGAGGCACAACAGAAATctgtaatttacaaattattagaTCAGTTAGAGGTTTCTAACAAACAATTAAGAATGAAGGCAGCGAGGTGCATCTTGTATTTAGCTCAAGGTTGTTGGGCTGAAGTGCAGTCTGATGAAGAGCAACGAGAATGGACCAGAACAAATGTTATGTTATTATATGAGGCTGGAATTTTCCCAGCATTTGTTGAACTTcttaatattgaaattac GAATAGTAGGAGAACTGCATCTGCAATGAGGAAAATATCTGTTAGTCTTGATGATTCCACTGATTTAAGAGTAATTTTGTctgttttatatattataacagagGTGATGAgggaagaaatgaaaaatttagaaCATAGTATTTATAAGAATAATGTTGAATCTTTCAAAGAAGATTTAATAAATCCATATGGCGAAGAGTTGCTTATAGTTAAACTTCTTGGCATGGTGACATACTTCTGTAGTGGAGCAGCTCCAcattttccaatgaaaaaGGTTCTTTTATTGCTGTGGAAATTGATCTTGGTATCATTGGGTGGTATTGATACACTAAGGGAGTTAAAAAAACAGTATCGCGAAGAAGTTGGCCTTGATACACAACAAGAAGATACTTTAGAAGTTGCAAAGACTATGAGACCTAGTTCTCCTCCTGTCAGTGCAGCAGATTTGATTGAAACACAAAATCAAAAAAAGAATCATAGATCTTATCGACGA TTTCTAATGAAACAAAGTTCATTAGATGAACCAGGTTTGGGAATGGAATATGAAGGTGCAGAAGTGGGGAACAATACTACAAACAATGAAGGTGAAGGAGAAGCTAATGTATTCATGAACCAAACTGTTTTGACTCAGTTACGAACTTACTGTCAAAATGAAAACAATCAACCTCCAATAAGACCTGACACCCCACAACTTACTAAGGgaaaaa gTTTACCATGGACACCAAAGGTGAGACAAAAGGATGTTGACACATTTCTTGAAGCATCAAGATTAAAATTTGTTGGTTACAACTTGGAAGGAGACAGACAAAGTTTGGCAGGATTACCACAACCAATACTTGAAGGTGTTAATACACTTAAAAGA catatgtataCATCCTTAGCTGAAATACAAATCCAAAAAGAGGAACAAATGCTTAGAAATCCTATAAGCACTCCAAGGTTTCCAATTCGCCAGACACCAACAGAAATTGTATATCATGCTATATTACCATTTGTACCACAATATATGATTGCACTATTAAAGATTTTATTGGCTGCTGCACCCACCAGTAAAGCTAAGACAGATAGTACCAATATTATGGCTGATGTCTTGCCAGGACAAATGCC CATGACTGTTTTTCAGTCGATGAAACTCGGTATTGATGTAAGCAGACATAAAGAAATCATTGTTAAAGCAGTATCTGCAATACTGCTTCTTCtgttaaaacattttaaactAAATCACATATATCAGTTTGAATTCATGTCACAACATTTAGTATTTGCTAATTGCATACCActtgttttaaaatttttaaatcagaATATTCTAGCTTATATAGAGGCTAAAAATGT TATTCCCATCTTGGATTTTCCTATGTGTGTTATCGGAGAACAACCAGATGTGTCCCTAGATAATCTTGAAACTGGGGATAATCTACCATATTCATGGAGAAACGTTTTTTCGtgcattaatttattacgtatTCTTAATAAACTTACAAAATGGAAACATAGTAGAATTATG ATGTTAGTCGTTTTTAAATCAGCACCCATATTAAAACGTACATTAAAAGTAAGACATGCAATGATGCAATTATATGTCttaaaattactaaaaatgCAAACTAGGTACTTAGGGCGACAATGGCGGAAAACTAATATGAAAACAATCAGTGCAATATATGCAAAAGTTAGACATCGTTTGAATGATGATTGGGCTTATGGCAATG atCTAGAAGCACGACCTTGGGATTTCCAAGTAGACGAGTGCGTATTACGTTCTTGCGTTGATCGATTCAATAACCTACGATACACTAATATTCCTAAGGATAAAGATATGGAACCTGTTGATAATTCTGTTACATCAGTACTCGGGGTGAATATGGAATTAAGCGATGAATTTAAACAACATTACGAATTATGGTTACAACAAGAAGTATTTCAAAGAAGTATTAATTGGGACGAATTATTGGATCCTGAAGG ACCTGGATCAAATTTTGacgtttttataaattatatactattGTGA
- the LOC126868449 gene encoding coiled-coil-helix-coiled-coil-helix domain-containing protein 1 isoform X2, producing the protein MKLSSIYLKRSPRAAQNVNKVPFSEVMPLKLRNRVCGGTMKTLEDKCLYEMTLLFGCWKENGFEKGMCDKEIKNLYGCYNKYMTSAATHKELQRIEIPAPNAKNLTSKQVTYLLRMYPTV; encoded by the exons ATGAAACTAAGCTCAATATATTTGAAACGTAGTCCAAGAGCGGCtcaaaatgtaaataaagtgCCGTTTAGCGAAGTGATGCctttaaaattaagaaatagaGTTTGTGGGGGCACAATGAAAACTCTtg AGGATAAATGTTTATATGAAATGACATTACTATTTGGATGTTGGAAAGAAAATGGTTTTGAAAAAGGCATGTGTgacaaagaaattaaaaacttGTATGGAtgttataacaaatatatgaCAAGTGCTGCTACACACAAGGAACTACAAAGAATTGAAATTCCTGCTCCTAATGCTAAAAATCTTACAAGTAAACAGGTTACATACCTTTTACGTATGTATCCAACTgtttaa
- the LOC126868449 gene encoding coiled-coil-helix-coiled-coil-helix domain-containing protein 1 isoform X1, whose translation MKLSSIYLKRSPRAAQNVNKVPFSEVMPLKLRNRVCGGTMKTLEDKCLYEMTLLFGCWKENGFEKGMCDKEIKNLYGCYNKYMTSAATHKELQRIEIPAPNAKNLTSKQVTYLLPEDQNTYGLDVL comes from the exons ATGAAACTAAGCTCAATATATTTGAAACGTAGTCCAAGAGCGGCtcaaaatgtaaataaagtgCCGTTTAGCGAAGTGATGCctttaaaattaagaaatagaGTTTGTGGGGGCACAATGAAAACTCTtg AGGATAAATGTTTATATGAAATGACATTACTATTTGGATGTTGGAAAGAAAATGGTTTTGAAAAAGGCATGTGTgacaaagaaattaaaaacttGTATGGAtgttataacaaatatatgaCAAGTGCTGCTACACACAAGGAACTACAAAGAATTGAAATTCCTGCTCCTAATGCTAAAAATCTTACAAGTAAACAGGTTACATACCTTTTAC cAGAAGATCAGAATACGTACGGACTGGATGTTTTGTAG